The sequence TCTCATTTAGATTCAGAGCTTATTCGGCGTCGAATTCATGGCGCTCTAGCCCGCAGAGGGTTCTCTATGAGCCTTATCAACGAGGTTATGCGCGAAATCGGCATATAAAGAGCACCACTACGATTGGCACATGACCCGCACATACAGCGTTGAGACATACGGCTGCCAGATGAATGTGCATGATTCAGAGCGAATTTCGGGACTTCTGGATGAAGCCGGATTTATCCCAGTCAGCCCGGGTGAGCAGGCAGATGTCGTGGTATTTAACACCTGTGCGGTTCGCGAAAATGCCGACAACAAACTTTATGGGAATCTTAGTTTTCTCGCACCCATCAAGAAAGCCAATCCTGCCATGCAAATTGCCGTGGGCGGATGTCTGGCTCAGAAAGACCAAGCAACAATTCTAAAGAAGGCACCGTATGTTGACGTCGTTTTTGGGACGCATAACGTTGGTTCCCTGCCAGTCTTGCTGGAGCGCGCGCGGATTGAAGAAGAGTCGCAGATTGAAATTTTGGAGGCTCTAGAGCATTTCCCATCGACGCTGCCGGCGCGCAGATTTTCGGCATTTTCCGCCTGGGTTTCAGTATCTGTGGGCTGTAATAACACCTGCACATTTTGCATAGTCCCGACTCTGCGAGGAATTGAGAAAGATCGCGAACCAGGCGACATCATGAAAGAAGTGCGCGCTCTCGTCGAAGCGGGAGTGATGGAAATTACCCTTCTAGGGCAGAACGTCAACGCATATGGCGTTGATTTCGGTGACCGAGAAGCATTTGCCAAGTTGATCCGTGAGTGTGGGCGAGTAGATGGGCTGGAGCGGGTTCGATTTATGTCTCCGCATCCGCGCGACTTTACCGACGATGTCATTGAGGCCATGGCGGAAACTCCCAATGCCATGCCTCACCTTCATATGCCCCTGCAATCTGGATCTAATCGAGTACTTGCACAGATGCGCCGTTCGTACCGGACTGACCGATATTTGGGAATTATCGAACGGGTGCGAAAGGCGATTCCGCACTCACAAATAACGACAGACATCATCGTCGGATTTCCTGGAGAGAGCGAAGCGGATTTTCAGGCAACATTGGATTTGTGTACGCAGGCTCGGTTTAGCGCCGCTTACACCTATCAATACTCAAAGCGACCAGGCACTCCCGCTGCCAGCATGCCGGATCAAGTGGCACCCGAGGTAGTAGGGGAGCGTTACACGCGCTTGCACGCTCACCAAGAAGCGATCTCACTTTCGGTCAATAGGGAAGCCATCGGGATGACGATGCACGTTTTGGTAACCGAGCACGAAGGACGACGAGACGCGGAGAGAGCACGAATGTCAGGCCGAACAGAGGACTTCCGTCTAGCTCATTTTAGTTTTGACGCGGCGAATATTGCTCGCCCCGGTGATGTCGTCACGGTGAAAATAAGTGATGCGGCACCACATTTCCTCTCTGGCCAGGGTGGAGACGTCCGACGTACGCGCGGAGGCGATGCGCACCAACTACGCACGGAAGAACGCACACGGGATCCTCTTCTATTAGGAATGCCGCAATTGCGATCATGAGCCTGGTCGTAATATGTGGTACAACCGCAACTGGAAAGAGTGATTTAGCAATCTCCCTGGCGCAGGAGATAAATGCGGAAATTATTAATGCAGACTCGATGCAGTTGTATCGAGGCATGGATATTGGCACTGCCAAACTCACACTGGAAGAGCGTAAGAACATCCCGCACCACTTGCTTGACGTTCTTGATGTGAGGGAGGATGCGAGCGTTGCCTGGTACCAATCGAGAGCACGCGAACTCATTGAAGAAATTGATTCGCGAGGAAAGAACGTAGTTGTAGTCGGTGGCACTGGGCTGTATATCAAGGCGATTCTCGATGAATTGAATTTTCCCGATACGGATCCTGACGTGCGCGCATCGCTCAACAAAATGGCGGAGCAGATAGGTGAGCGGGCGATGCATGAGCGACTGCAAAAACTCGATCCGGCGGCCGCTCTTGCGATCGATTCACGGAATCTACGAAGGGTGATTAGGGCTCTAGAAGTTATCGAAATCACGGGCAAGCCGTTTACAGCAAACCTTCCCCGGAAAGAGAGCACTCGCTATCCCAATGCTTTGCAGTTCGGATTGGTCATGGATCGAGAAAAACTAGACGAACGAATCAGCCAGCGGGTCGATCTGATGTGGGAAAGGGGCTTAGTCGAGGAGACTGACCGCCTGGTGGAGCGCGGGATGCGAAAAGGACGCACCGCTCAGTTAGCTCTGGGATACGCCCAGATTCTCAAGTTTCGCGATGGCCTCATGTCCGAGACGGAAGCGAAAGAAGATACGAAGCGGGCAACCCGCCAATACGCGCGCAGGCAGGAGACCTGGTTTTCAAGAGATGAGCGAATTCAATGGATTTCGCCCGCAGAGCCACGTTTGGAGCGAATTGCGAAGCAATTGAGAGGAAATTGAGAGCGCACGAGTCCAACCCAAACGGTTAAACTTCTCGGTAGAGATGAGTACACCAATGAAAGTTTTAGCCACTTACGGCCACGGTACCGAGAATGATTTCGTCATAATTTTTGATCCTGATGAGAAGATCGTCATAACTTCTGAAGTCACAGCCGCTCTCTGCAATCGAGAGAGTGGCATTGGTGCCGATGGATTGATCCGCATTGCTAAACGCGATGGAAAATGGTTTATGGATTATCGAAATGCGGACGGCTCGATAGCGGAGATGTGCGGCAACGGTATTCGTGTGATGGCACGCTATTTAGTAGAAAATGGCCGCCAGAAAGAGGGAATTTTCCCGATTGACACTCGAGATGGGCGCAAGCATCTTCGTGTACCGATGAGCGGAGATATCACTGTCAATATGGGCCAACTCATCCATGAAGATGAAGATGTTACCGTCACAATCGGCAA comes from Candidatus Paceibacterota bacterium and encodes:
- the miaB gene encoding tRNA (N6-isopentenyl adenosine(37)-C2)-methylthiotransferase MiaB, translating into MTRTYSVETYGCQMNVHDSERISGLLDEAGFIPVSPGEQADVVVFNTCAVRENADNKLYGNLSFLAPIKKANPAMQIAVGGCLAQKDQATILKKAPYVDVVFGTHNVGSLPVLLERARIEEESQIEILEALEHFPSTLPARRFSAFSAWVSVSVGCNNTCTFCIVPTLRGIEKDREPGDIMKEVRALVEAGVMEITLLGQNVNAYGVDFGDREAFAKLIRECGRVDGLERVRFMSPHPRDFTDDVIEAMAETPNAMPHLHMPLQSGSNRVLAQMRRSYRTDRYLGIIERVRKAIPHSQITTDIIVGFPGESEADFQATLDLCTQARFSAAYTYQYSKRPGTPAASMPDQVAPEVVGERYTRLHAHQEAISLSVNREAIGMTMHVLVTEHEGRRDAERARMSGRTEDFRLAHFSFDAANIARPGDVVTVKISDAAPHFLSGQGGDVRRTRGGDAHQLRTEERTRDPLLLGMPQLRS
- the miaA gene encoding tRNA (adenosine(37)-N6)-dimethylallyltransferase MiaA, yielding MSLVVICGTTATGKSDLAISLAQEINAEIINADSMQLYRGMDIGTAKLTLEERKNIPHHLLDVLDVREDASVAWYQSRARELIEEIDSRGKNVVVVGGTGLYIKAILDELNFPDTDPDVRASLNKMAEQIGERAMHERLQKLDPAAALAIDSRNLRRVIRALEVIEITGKPFTANLPRKESTRYPNALQFGLVMDREKLDERISQRVDLMWERGLVEETDRLVERGMRKGRTAQLALGYAQILKFRDGLMSETEAKEDTKRATRQYARRQETWFSRDERIQWISPAEPRLERIAKQLRGN